One window from the genome of Thermus sediminis encodes:
- a CDS encoding thymidine phosphorylase, with the protein MNPVRFIQAKRDGLAHTREEMAAFLLGYLKEEVPDYQVSAWLMAVFFRGLSPEETLWLTEIMAHSGKVLDLSHLPHPVDKHSSGGVGDKTTLVVGPILAASGCTFAKMSGRGLAHTGGTIDKLESVPGWRGEMTEGEFLERARRVGLVIAAQSGDLAPLDGRLYALRDVTATVEGLPLIASSIMSKKLAAGARSIVLDVKVGKGAFMKTLEAARALAEAMVAIGQGAGRRVRALLTGMEAPLGRAVGNALEVREAILALKGEGPEDLLEVALALAEEALRLEGLDPGLARKALEEGRALEKFQAFLEAQGGDPRVVEDPSLLPLGEELPLLSPEEGVVQEVDALKVGFAVLALGGGRLRKGEAVDHGVGVQLLKRPGDRVERGEALALLYHRNRGLEEALAHLREAFRLGEAARPLPLVLDRV; encoded by the coding sequence ATGAACCCCGTGCGCTTCATCCAGGCCAAACGGGACGGCCTGGCCCACACCCGGGAGGAGATGGCGGCCTTCCTCCTGGGCTACCTGAAGGAGGAGGTCCCCGACTACCAGGTCTCCGCCTGGCTCATGGCCGTCTTCTTCCGGGGGCTTTCCCCTGAGGAGACCCTCTGGCTCACGGAGATCATGGCCCATTCCGGTAAGGTCCTGGACCTCTCCCACCTCCCCCATCCCGTGGACAAGCACTCCTCCGGGGGGGTGGGGGACAAGACCACCTTAGTGGTGGGGCCCATCCTGGCCGCGAGCGGGTGCACCTTCGCCAAGATGTCGGGCCGGGGCCTGGCCCACACCGGGGGGACCATTGACAAGCTGGAGTCCGTCCCGGGCTGGCGGGGGGAGATGACGGAAGGGGAGTTCTTGGAAAGGGCGAGGAGGGTGGGCCTGGTCATCGCCGCCCAAAGCGGGGACCTGGCCCCCCTGGACGGGAGGCTTTACGCCCTACGCGACGTGACCGCCACCGTGGAGGGCCTCCCCTTGATCGCGAGCTCCATCATGAGCAAAAAGCTCGCCGCCGGGGCCAGGAGCATCGTCTTGGACGTGAAGGTGGGCAAAGGGGCCTTCATGAAGACCCTCGAGGCCGCCCGCGCCCTGGCCGAGGCCATGGTGGCCATCGGGCAGGGGGCCGGGCGCCGGGTGCGGGCCCTCCTCACGGGCATGGAAGCCCCCTTGGGGAGGGCGGTGGGAAACGCCCTGGAGGTGCGGGAGGCCATCCTCGCCCTCAAGGGGGAGGGCCCTGAGGACCTCCTGGAGGTGGCCCTCGCCCTGGCGGAGGAGGCCCTGAGGCTGGAGGGGCTAGACCCTGGCCTTGCCCGGAAGGCCCTGGAGGAGGGGCGGGCCCTGGAGAAGTTCCAGGCCTTCCTCGAGGCCCAGGGCGGGGACCCAAGGGTGGTGGAGGACCCCTCCCTCCTTCCCCTCGGGGAAGAGCTTCCCCTCCTCTCCCCGGAAGAGGGGGTGGTCCAGGAGGTGGACGCCCTCAAGGTGGGCTTCGCCGTCCTGGCCCTGGGCGGGGGGCGGCTTAGGAAGGGGGAGGCCGTCGACCACGGGGTGGGGGTCCAGCTCCTGAAGAGGCCCGGGGACCGGGTGGAAAGGGGGGAGGCCCTGGCCCTCCTCTACCACCGGAACCGGGGCTTGGAGGAGGCCCTGGCCCACCTCCGGGAGGCCTTCCGCCTGGGGGAGGCCGCCAGGCCCCTGCCCCTGGTCCTGGACAGGGTCTAG
- a CDS encoding M23 family metallopeptidase produces the protein MKRRPARYTLLLTRSGGGSRALSLPGWTLVLLLGLLVLWSGANLYFWHRAREARALEARIQALSQEARRLSLALEAEKAKNRALAQEAERTKQDLEALKKAIEELRRRAGLSPINALPVRYGGGQGGGVMEGWAEVRAWVLDLERQLWELTPALERTLEVERSLPRGLPLQGHQGITSPFGTRRNPFGPGLEFHDGLDFAAPYGTPVHATGAGVVARAGWMGPYGLAVLLDHGTGYQTLYGHLSRLRVRPGERVDRGQVLGYVGSTGRSTGPHLHYGVYRQGVAVDPRPYLDPAWAAR, from the coding sequence ATGAAAAGGCGGCCTGCCCGCTACACCCTCCTCCTCACCCGAAGCGGCGGGGGGAGCCGGGCTCTGAGCCTGCCCGGCTGGACCTTGGTCCTCCTCCTAGGCCTACTCGTCCTTTGGAGTGGGGCCAACCTCTACTTCTGGCACCGGGCCCGGGAGGCCAGGGCCCTGGAGGCCCGCATCCAGGCCCTCTCCCAGGAGGCCCGGCGGCTCTCCCTGGCCCTCGAGGCGGAAAAGGCCAAGAACCGGGCCCTTGCCCAAGAGGCGGAGCGCACCAAGCAGGACCTGGAGGCCCTGAAGAAGGCCATTGAGGAGCTCCGCCGCCGGGCGGGGCTTTCCCCCATCAACGCCCTTCCCGTGCGCTACGGGGGAGGGCAGGGGGGTGGGGTCATGGAGGGGTGGGCCGAGGTGCGGGCTTGGGTCCTGGACCTGGAGCGCCAGCTTTGGGAGCTCACCCCTGCCCTGGAACGCACCCTGGAGGTGGAGCGAAGCCTGCCCCGGGGTCTCCCCCTCCAGGGCCATCAGGGGATCACCTCCCCCTTTGGCACCCGGAGAAACCCCTTCGGCCCCGGCTTGGAGTTCCACGACGGCCTGGACTTCGCCGCCCCCTACGGCACCCCCGTCCACGCCACCGGGGCGGGGGTGGTGGCCCGGGCGGGCTGGATGGGCCCCTACGGCCTCGCCGTCCTCCTGGACCACGGGACTGGTTACCAGACCCTCTACGGCCACCTCTCCCGCCTCCGGGTGCGCCCTGGGGAGCGGGTGGATAGGGGGCAGGTCCTGGGGTATGTGGGCTCCACGGGCCGCTCCACGGGACCCCACCTCCACTACGGCGTCTACCGCCAGGGCGTGGCCGTAGACCCCAGGCCCTACCTGGACCCTGCTTGGGCCGCTCGGTAG
- a CDS encoding bactofilin family protein: protein MGRMLGRKERVLTYLGPETEVLGDLKARGQVRIDGLVRGSLRVEGELEVGRTGRVEGERIEAKAVQVHGEVRADLVADKVFLAKTARLTGNVRTQALEVEAGAVFIGQSLAGEARALEAPKEA, encoded by the coding sequence ATGGGGCGGATGCTGGGCAGAAAGGAGCGCGTCCTCACCTATCTGGGCCCGGAGACCGAGGTCCTGGGGGACCTCAAGGCCAGGGGCCAGGTGCGCATAGACGGCCTGGTGCGGGGCTCCCTCCGGGTGGAGGGGGAGCTGGAGGTGGGGCGCACGGGCCGGGTGGAAGGGGAAAGGATTGAGGCCAAGGCGGTGCAGGTCCACGGGGAGGTGAGGGCGGACCTGGTGGCGGACAAGGTCTTCCTGGCCAAGACCGCCCGCCTCACCGGCAACGTCCGGACCCAGGCCCTGGAGGTGGAGGCGGGGGCGGTTTTCATCGGCCAGAGCCTCGCCGGGGAGGCCCGGGCCCTCGAGGCCCCCAAGGAGGCGTGA
- the accD gene encoding acetyl-CoA carboxylase, carboxyltransferase subunit beta → MALERLFRRRRPSGENRDVPELWTKCEACGAQLYKKELRENLGVCPKCGHHHRMPAGERVDMLADPGTFQETTHLRPLDPLGFVDTKPYGERLRAYQEETGRPDAILGGICTIGGVPAVLLVMDYAFAGGSMGSVVGEEIARGAERAAEEGRALVIVAASGGARMQEAALSLMQMAKTVMSLDLLWKRRLPYVSVLTDPTTGGVTASFAALADVILAEPGALIGFAGPRVIRQTIRQELPEGFQRSEFLLKHGMVDRVTDRRKLKGEVALVLRHLHPGVPYGAGV, encoded by the coding sequence ATGGCCCTGGAAAGGCTTTTCCGGAGGAGGCGCCCCAGCGGGGAAAACCGCGATGTCCCTGAGCTTTGGACCAAGTGCGAGGCCTGCGGGGCTCAGCTTTACAAAAAGGAGCTTCGGGAGAACCTGGGGGTCTGCCCCAAGTGCGGCCACCACCACCGCATGCCTGCGGGGGAACGCGTGGACATGCTGGCCGACCCTGGCACCTTCCAGGAGACCACCCACCTAAGGCCCCTGGACCCCCTGGGCTTCGTGGACACCAAGCCCTACGGGGAAAGGCTTAGGGCCTACCAGGAGGAGACGGGGCGGCCCGACGCCATCCTGGGGGGGATCTGCACCATCGGAGGGGTGCCTGCGGTCCTCCTGGTCATGGACTACGCCTTCGCCGGGGGGTCCATGGGCAGCGTGGTGGGGGAGGAGATCGCCCGGGGGGCGGAGCGGGCGGCGGAGGAGGGGCGGGCCCTGGTCATCGTGGCCGCCTCCGGGGGGGCCAGGATGCAGGAGGCCGCCCTCTCCCTCATGCAGATGGCCAAGACGGTGATGAGCCTGGATCTCCTCTGGAAAAGGCGCCTCCCCTACGTGTCCGTCCTCACCGACCCCACCACCGGGGGGGTCACGGCCAGCTTCGCCGCCCTGGCCGACGTCATCCTCGCCGAGCCCGGGGCCCTGATCGGCTTCGCCGGGCCTAGGGTCATCCGGCAGACCATCCGCCAGGAGCTTCCCGAGGGCTTCCAACGCTCGGAGTTCCTCCTCAAGCACGGGATGGTGGACCGGGTCACGGACCGCAGGAAGCTGAAGGGGGAAGTGGCCCTGGTCCTCCGCCACCTGCACCCTGGAGTCCCCTATGGCGCTGGAGTTTGA
- a CDS encoding acetyl-CoA carboxylase carboxyltransferase subunit alpha: MALEFERPILELEKRIQELRETARTTGVDLEREVRLLEERLARLKRETYANLTPWQRVQLARAPGRPTTLDVLERAFQDFLELHGDRAFADDPAVVGGLAYLEGHKVVVVGHQKGRDTKENLLRNFGMPHPEGYRKAMRLMDLADRFGYPFLSFIDTPGAYPGVSAEERGQAWVIAQSLQRMSRLRVPAIALILGEGGSGGALAIAVANRVLIMENAWYSVISPESCAAILWRDAKEAPKAAEALRLTAKDLLAFGVVDGIVPEPEGGAHKDPEAAIKNIKEALLKALEELRGLSPEALLQDRYRRFRSLGVFAEP; encoded by the coding sequence ATGGCGCTGGAGTTTGAAAGGCCCATCCTGGAGCTGGAGAAGCGCATCCAGGAGCTAAGGGAAACCGCCAGGACCACAGGGGTGGACCTGGAGCGGGAGGTCCGCCTCCTGGAGGAGCGCCTGGCCCGCCTCAAAAGGGAGACCTACGCCAACCTCACCCCCTGGCAGCGGGTCCAGCTGGCGCGGGCCCCTGGGCGGCCCACCACTTTGGACGTCCTGGAGAGGGCCTTCCAGGACTTCCTGGAACTCCACGGGGACCGGGCCTTCGCCGATGACCCCGCCGTCGTGGGGGGGCTGGCCTACCTGGAGGGCCATAAGGTGGTGGTGGTGGGGCACCAGAAGGGGCGGGACACCAAGGAGAACCTCCTCCGCAACTTCGGCATGCCCCACCCCGAGGGGTACCGCAAGGCCATGCGCCTCATGGATCTGGCGGACCGCTTCGGCTACCCCTTCTTGAGCTTTATCGACACCCCGGGGGCCTACCCGGGGGTTTCCGCCGAGGAGCGGGGCCAGGCCTGGGTCATCGCCCAGAGCCTCCAGCGGATGAGCCGCCTAAGGGTGCCGGCCATCGCCCTCATCCTGGGGGAGGGGGGCAGCGGGGGGGCCTTGGCCATCGCGGTGGCCAACCGGGTCCTCATCATGGAAAACGCCTGGTACTCCGTGATCAGCCCCGAGTCCTGCGCCGCCATCCTCTGGAGGGACGCCAAGGAGGCCCCCAAGGCTGCCGAGGCCCTGAGGCTCACCGCCAAGGACCTCCTGGCCTTTGGGGTGGTGGATGGCATCGTCCCCGAGCCCGAGGGTGGGGCCCACAAGGACCCGGAGGCCGCCATCAAGAACATCAAGGAGGCCCTCCTCAAGGCCCTGGAGGAGCTTAGGGGCCTCTCCCCTGAGGCCCTCCTCCAGGACCGCTACCGCCGCTTCCGCTCCTTGGGGGTCTTCGCCGAGCCTTAA
- a CDS encoding PEGA domain-containing protein, giving the protein MRKLLLAALGLGMALAQQLSPQGIIVNPVPTDLEVRVWVDRDPGKRGNALYRIGEPIQIYVNVNQDAYVYLFNISADGRIDPILPNAYERENFLRAGETRRYPPEGARYRYTVTGPEGEDRILAVASRRPLSIQQILDVERNQVRVQGPEGLARALSIVIEPLPPRDWVTDVARYFVGRVAAPPSTPATATLVVDSRPGGAEVYLNGRFQGRTPLSLAVNPGRQEVEVRLPGHQPYRATVNPRPGERVQIFAQLVPEARQGTLSVASIPAGAEVYVDGAFRGRTPLSLALPEGRYAVELRLADHEPHRATVQVRRGGATRLEVRLNPLPRTGTLFLESSPLGAEVYLEGRLQGRTPLRLTLNEGTYRVELRLPGHEPYSAAVRVERGRETRLAANLRPLRTGELILEARPEGAEVYVDGRLVGRAPLRVSLEAGLHEVRVVAPGYGEYRAMVEVRPGESVRLLVELVPVRAILELYLNVEARVFLDGEEVGVAKGGYLRLEAPFGEHELTLVAPGYRTLVQAIRVTGNQVLRLELRPL; this is encoded by the coding sequence ATGCGGAAGCTCCTTTTGGCGGCGCTGGGCCTGGGCATGGCCCTAGCCCAGCAACTGAGCCCCCAGGGCATCATCGTCAACCCGGTGCCCACGGACCTGGAGGTAAGGGTGTGGGTGGACAGGGACCCCGGCAAGCGGGGGAACGCCCTTTACCGGATCGGCGAGCCCATCCAGATCTACGTCAACGTCAACCAGGACGCCTACGTCTACCTCTTCAACATCAGCGCCGACGGGCGCATTGACCCCATTCTGCCCAACGCCTACGAGCGGGAGAACTTCCTAAGGGCGGGGGAGACCCGGCGGTATCCCCCCGAGGGGGCCCGCTACCGCTACACGGTGACCGGTCCCGAAGGAGAGGACCGCATCCTGGCGGTGGCCAGCAGGCGCCCCCTCTCCATCCAGCAGATCCTGGATGTGGAGAGGAACCAGGTGCGGGTCCAGGGGCCTGAGGGTCTGGCCCGGGCCCTCTCCATCGTCATTGAGCCCCTGCCTCCCAGGGACTGGGTCACGGACGTGGCCCGCTACTTCGTGGGCCGGGTGGCTGCCCCCCCTTCCACCCCAGCCACGGCTACCCTGGTGGTGGACTCGAGGCCAGGGGGGGCCGAGGTCTACCTGAACGGCCGCTTCCAAGGCCGCACCCCCCTCTCCCTCGCCGTGAACCCCGGACGGCAGGAGGTGGAGGTCCGGCTTCCCGGCCACCAGCCCTACCGGGCCACGGTGAACCCCAGGCCCGGGGAGAGGGTCCAGATCTTCGCCCAGCTGGTTCCGGAAGCCAGGCAGGGGACCCTGAGCGTGGCCTCTATCCCCGCGGGGGCCGAGGTCTACGTGGACGGGGCCTTTAGGGGCCGAACGCCCCTTTCCCTGGCCCTTCCCGAGGGGCGGTACGCGGTGGAGCTCCGCCTCGCCGACCATGAGCCCCATAGGGCCACGGTCCAGGTGCGGCGGGGAGGGGCCACCCGGCTCGAGGTCCGCCTGAACCCCCTTCCCCGGACGGGCACCCTCTTCCTGGAGTCCAGCCCGTTGGGGGCCGAGGTCTACCTGGAAGGGCGCCTCCAGGGCCGCACCCCCTTGCGCCTCACCCTGAACGAGGGGACCTACCGGGTGGAGCTCCGCCTCCCCGGCCACGAGCCCTACAGCGCCGCGGTCCGGGTGGAGCGGGGCCGGGAGACCCGGCTTGCTGCCAACCTGAGGCCCCTTCGCACGGGAGAGCTCATCCTGGAGGCCAGGCCTGAGGGGGCCGAGGTCTACGTGGACGGCCGCCTGGTGGGCCGGGCGCCCCTTCGGGTGAGCCTCGAGGCGGGCCTGCACGAGGTTAGGGTGGTGGCCCCTGGGTACGGGGAGTACCGGGCCATGGTGGAGGTGCGGCCCGGGGAGAGCGTGCGCCTTCTGGTGGAGCTCGTCCCCGTCCGGGCCATCCTGGAGCTCTACCTGAACGTGGAGGCCCGGGTCTTCCTGGATGGGGAGGAGGTGGGGGTGGCCAAGGGCGGGTACCTGCGCCTGGAGGCCCCCTTTGGGGAGCACGAGCTCACCCTGGTGGCCCCTGGCTACCGCACCCTCGTCCAGGCCATCCGGGTCACGGGCAACCAGGTGCTGCGGCTAGAGCTTAGGCCCCTTTAG
- a CDS encoding choice-of-anchor U domain-containing protein, protein MRIGAWYGFLTGLALLLAACSGGAPPPDLTLAGVSPNNPTVAQGSSLPLTLTFTSQNGFQGQVSLSVTENGQAPPWLTFSPTSASLNVPRGGQAQVTLQVQVARNAPTGPHSLSLRATYGERSAERSLTLNVTPPPDFAIALNPDSLTVQQGSSGTVQLTLTPQNGFTGTVNLSLVAGQDPVPQGLSLSPTSLTVSGSNPLTRDLTLTAGATTPTGIYRLKVRATGGNVTKDAELTVTVSASSGGGGGSNSGTVNTPGGQVGMGLQGGTFTQGPTYQSVTPPEGFQAPYGAIAFTAQVPQGGTLTVTLTFPQAIPQGAVLRKFVNNGWREVPGAQFSGNTATYQVRDGGDLDADGQANGQIVDPVALLTPSPGFTLSLNPDSLTIQQGGSGTTQLTLTPQGGFTGPVNLSLVDGNGNPVSGISLSPTTVSVSDPNNPVILALNVNVDSSVAAGNYSLQVRATSGNLTKTAGLSLTVEPLPPMSLSPVDPEVTLQGTGYYQHLSGTVTLTLTLTPSSGFNGYVDLSVLNANGQAIKGISIRLTDGPLYYSPSDGVRQYSVTLNVFADYDYYYASQPFRFWDLGPNALRLEARQGSTVHTADFTLTVRADPPGILWHINGPIILAVDAQGNVYGAILVSAGFVGQGYCHVVAFRPNGERFVFIQWDLNCNPDRDSAEGIGVDGDGNIYAAFTFSNSLLRLRKYTPQGEMLWERTIGGLEGFAKPESLVVTPEGRVYVAVTQYGPEEDCVYSRCNPVGVSVYAYDSQGNPLWSRRFQAYLQTPEENPRTYPVLTEHHGGLAVGPDGHIYVAGTAMGNLFRTLYGRAWNTDGLPTSAWVAKLNPADGSVVWGDQFVGDPSSAPVAFNANTVIPLTLAITPDGQEVYLGGTTNRDHPPYTHQGYNDGLLVRYSAATGQRLEVRLYGSPGYDDIKSIAFSPDGNYMYLELGGQVGALYKLSRTNLDLDSALWVMRLSYPRGGPYIILPHGNLLYVGNVGGESGPTGILRIIP, encoded by the coding sequence ATGCGTATAGGTGCTTGGTATGGGTTCTTGACGGGTCTAGCCCTCCTCCTCGCCGCCTGCAGCGGGGGGGCACCCCCTCCGGACCTCACCCTCGCCGGGGTGAGCCCGAACAACCCCACCGTGGCCCAGGGAAGCAGCCTCCCCCTCACCCTCACCTTCACCTCTCAGAACGGCTTCCAGGGGCAGGTTTCCCTGAGCGTGACAGAGAACGGCCAGGCCCCCCCCTGGCTCACCTTCTCCCCCACCAGCGCCAGCCTGAACGTGCCCAGGGGAGGCCAGGCCCAGGTGACCCTCCAGGTCCAGGTGGCGAGGAACGCCCCCACGGGGCCGCACAGCTTGAGCCTCCGGGCCACTTACGGGGAGAGGTCGGCAGAGCGGAGCCTCACCCTCAACGTGACCCCGCCCCCCGACTTCGCCATCGCCCTCAACCCCGATAGCCTCACCGTGCAGCAGGGGAGTAGCGGCACGGTTCAGCTCACCCTCACCCCCCAGAACGGCTTCACGGGGACGGTGAACCTGTCCCTGGTGGCGGGGCAGGACCCGGTACCCCAGGGGCTTTCCCTCTCCCCCACCAGCCTCACCGTTTCCGGATCCAACCCCTTGACCCGGGACCTGACCCTCACCGCGGGGGCCACCACGCCCACGGGCATCTACCGGCTGAAGGTGCGGGCCACGGGAGGGAACGTCACCAAGGACGCGGAGCTCACCGTCACGGTGAGCGCCTCCTCGGGCGGTGGCGGCGGCTCCAACAGCGGCACGGTGAACACTCCCGGGGGCCAGGTGGGGATGGGCCTGCAGGGGGGCACCTTCACCCAGGGCCCCACCTACCAGAGCGTGACCCCACCCGAGGGCTTCCAGGCTCCCTACGGGGCCATCGCCTTCACCGCCCAGGTTCCCCAGGGCGGGACCCTCACCGTGACCCTCACCTTCCCCCAGGCCATTCCCCAAGGGGCGGTCCTGAGGAAGTTCGTCAACAACGGCTGGCGTGAGGTTCCCGGGGCCCAGTTCTCGGGGAACACGGCCACCTATCAGGTGCGGGACGGCGGAGATTTGGACGCCGACGGGCAGGCCAACGGCCAGATTGTGGACCCGGTGGCCTTGCTCACCCCCTCCCCCGGCTTCACCCTCAGCCTCAACCCCGATAGCCTCACCATCCAGCAGGGGGGCAGCGGCACCACCCAGCTCACCCTCACCCCGCAGGGGGGCTTCACAGGGCCGGTGAACCTGAGCCTGGTGGACGGGAACGGGAACCCGGTCTCCGGGATTAGCCTCTCCCCCACCACGGTGAGCGTGTCTGACCCCAACAACCCCGTGATCTTGGCCCTCAACGTCAACGTGGACAGCAGCGTGGCCGCGGGGAACTACAGCCTCCAGGTCCGGGCTACCTCAGGGAACCTCACCAAGACGGCGGGCCTGAGCCTCACGGTGGAGCCCCTCCCCCCCATGAGCCTCTCCCCGGTAGATCCCGAGGTGACTCTGCAAGGCACAGGCTACTACCAACACCTCTCCGGAACAGTAACCCTAACCCTCACCCTGACCCCCAGCTCGGGGTTCAATGGCTATGTGGATCTTAGTGTCCTGAACGCTAACGGTCAGGCCATCAAGGGCATCAGCATCCGGCTTACGGATGGTCCCCTCTACTACTCCCCAAGCGACGGAGTCAGGCAGTACTCCGTGACCTTGAATGTGTTCGCAGATTACGACTATTACTATGCTTCCCAGCCCTTCCGTTTCTGGGACTTAGGTCCCAACGCCCTGCGTCTGGAGGCCCGTCAGGGGAGCACCGTCCACACCGCCGACTTCACGCTCACGGTGCGAGCAGATCCCCCAGGGATCCTGTGGCACATTAATGGCCCCATTATTCTTGCGGTGGATGCCCAAGGCAACGTCTACGGAGCGATACTTGTGTCCGCTGGCTTCGTGGGTCAGGGCTACTGCCATGTGGTGGCTTTCCGGCCCAACGGGGAGCGGTTCGTCTTCATCCAATGGGACCTGAACTGCAACCCGGACAGGGATTCAGCAGAGGGCATCGGCGTGGACGGGGACGGAAACATCTATGCAGCCTTCACCTTCAGTAATTCTCTCCTCCGCCTCCGCAAGTACACGCCCCAGGGTGAGATGCTCTGGGAAAGGACCATAGGTGGTCTTGAGGGCTTTGCGAAGCCCGAGAGCTTGGTGGTGACCCCGGAGGGGCGGGTCTATGTGGCCGTGACCCAGTACGGGCCGGAAGAGGACTGCGTCTATAGCCGATGCAACCCCGTAGGCGTATCCGTTTACGCCTACGACTCCCAAGGGAACCCGCTTTGGAGCCGGCGCTTCCAGGCTTACCTGCAAACGCCCGAAGAGAACCCCCGGACTTACCCCGTGTTGACGGAGCACCACGGAGGCCTCGCCGTGGGTCCCGATGGCCACATCTACGTGGCGGGGACCGCCATGGGCAACCTCTTCCGCACTCTCTATGGCCGCGCCTGGAACACGGATGGCCTCCCCACCTCCGCCTGGGTAGCCAAGCTGAACCCGGCGGATGGGAGCGTGGTCTGGGGGGACCAGTTTGTGGGGGATCCCTCTTCTGCTCCCGTTGCTTTCAACGCCAACACTGTCATACCCCTCACCCTGGCGATCACCCCCGACGGGCAAGAGGTCTACCTGGGAGGCACCACCAACAGGGACCACCCGCCTTACACACATCAGGGCTACAACGATGGCCTGCTTGTCCGCTACAGTGCCGCCACGGGCCAGAGGCTCGAGGTTCGGCTCTACGGCAGTCCGGGGTATGACGATATAAAGAGCATTGCTTTCTCCCCGGACGGGAATTACATGTACCTGGAGCTTGGGGGCCAGGTCGGTGCCCTTTACAAGCTCTCCCGCACCAATCTGGATTTAGATAGCGCCCTCTGGGTGATGCGCCTGTCGTACCCTCGTGGTGGCCCCTACATCATCTTGCCCCACGGGAACCTACTCTATGTGGGTAACGTTGGGGGGGAGAGCGGACCAACTGGCATCCTTCGGATAATCCCCTAA
- a CDS encoding NTP transferase domain-containing protein, translating into MEAIVLGGGEEAWARKYGVGSKALVPYQGRPMTEWVLEALKGAGLSAVYVGENPGLSPPPRLTLPDQGSLLANLEAALAHVEGRVLVATADLPHLTPEAVRFVLEKAPEAALVYPIVPKEAVEARFPGNRRTYARLREGTFTGGNLLLLDKALFFQALPLAKRVVALRKKPLSLARLIGLDVLLKLLLGRLSLGELEARARRILGVEARALLTPYPEVGVDVDREEDLVS; encoded by the coding sequence ATGGAGGCCATCGTCTTAGGAGGTGGGGAGGAGGCCTGGGCGAGGAAATACGGGGTGGGGAGCAAGGCCCTCGTCCCCTACCAGGGAAGGCCTATGACCGAGTGGGTGCTGGAGGCCCTGAAGGGGGCGGGCCTTTCCGCGGTTTACGTGGGGGAGAACCCGGGGCTTTCCCCCCCTCCCCGGCTCACCCTCCCCGATCAGGGGAGCCTCCTCGCCAACCTCGAGGCCGCCTTGGCCCACGTGGAGGGCCGGGTGCTGGTGGCCACCGCGGACCTCCCCCACCTGACCCCAGAGGCGGTGCGCTTCGTGTTGGAGAAGGCCCCGGAGGCGGCCCTGGTCTACCCCATCGTGCCCAAGGAGGCGGTGGAGGCCCGCTTCCCCGGAAACCGCCGCACCTACGCCAGGCTTCGGGAGGGCACCTTCACCGGGGGAAACCTCCTCCTCCTGGACAAGGCCCTCTTCTTCCAGGCCCTCCCCCTGGCCAAAAGGGTGGTGGCCCTCAGGAAAAAGCCCCTCTCCCTGGCCCGCCTCATCGGGCTGGATGTGCTCCTAAAGCTCCTTTTGGGCAGGCTCTCCCTAGGGGAGTTGGAGGCCCGGGCGAGGCGGATCCTGGGGGTGGAGGCCCGGGCCCTCCTCACCCCCTACCCCGAGGTAGGGGTGGACGTGGACCGGGAGGAGGACCTGGTAAGCTAG